One Tunturibacter gelidoferens genomic region harbors:
- a CDS encoding GreA/GreB family elongation factor: protein MPEQVKKRLAEEIKLLEHELTTELPAEIKKAVALGDLSENAEYHMAKQRQVFVNARLGQLKKRMGELAMVNLVNIPNDKVGFGSRVTVFDSSKDEEIKYQLVTSEESDVSKGLISTTSPIGRALLGKQVGESATVITPNGKRELEILKLLTIHDAPEEE, encoded by the coding sequence ATGCCAGAACAAGTAAAAAAGAGGCTTGCAGAAGAGATCAAGTTGCTGGAGCACGAACTAACCACCGAACTCCCTGCTGAGATCAAGAAGGCCGTCGCACTGGGCGACCTGAGTGAAAACGCCGAATACCATATGGCCAAACAGCGCCAGGTCTTCGTCAACGCCCGCCTGGGTCAGTTGAAGAAGCGGATGGGCGAGCTGGCCATGGTGAATCTCGTCAATATCCCCAATGACAAGGTCGGGTTCGGCTCGCGCGTGACGGTCTTCGACTCCAGCAAGGACGAGGAGATCAAGTATCAGCTGGTCACGAGTGAGGAGTCGGATGTGTCCAAGGGGTTGATCTCGACAACTTCCCCGATCGGTCGTGCGCTGCTGGGCAAACAGGTTGGCGAGTCTGCGACGGTGATTACACCGAACGGCAAGCGCGAACTTGAGATCCTCAAGCTACTGACCATTCACGACGCCCCCGAGGAAGAATAG
- the mltG gene encoding endolytic transglycosylase MltG, whose product MKFLGILVLLLLIALAVVAGVIYLPYGPSTETFVDIAPGTGTETIAAQLQRSGVIRNRLAFYLLRLKTGGTLKAGEYRFDGQLPMTDVYQRILHGDVYTRAFTIPEGYNIFDIAQAAEAAGFGPRDTFLAAERQHTELIAAFTADGPPPVSLEGYLFPDTYQFSRHATPLQILSAMVRRFHQESAQLGLTNDVSQTVIMASLIEKEVRQDAERPLVAGVFVNRLAKGIPLATDPSVIYAALLDNRWRGTIYASDLQSPSPYNTYKHAGLPPGPIANPGIAALRAAMRPARTDYLYFVSDASGHTRFSATLQEHAQQVQSYRLAQKHQLSGTGVTP is encoded by the coding sequence TTGAAGTTTCTCGGTATCCTCGTTCTGCTTCTGCTCATCGCCCTGGCCGTCGTCGCTGGCGTCATCTACCTCCCCTACGGTCCCTCCACCGAGACCTTCGTCGACATCGCCCCCGGCACCGGCACCGAGACCATCGCCGCCCAACTCCAGCGCAGCGGCGTCATCCGCAACCGGCTCGCCTTCTATCTCCTGCGTCTCAAGACGGGAGGCACCCTCAAAGCCGGCGAGTACCGCTTCGACGGCCAGCTCCCCATGACCGACGTCTACCAGCGCATCCTCCACGGCGACGTCTACACCCGCGCCTTCACCATCCCCGAGGGCTACAACATCTTCGACATCGCCCAGGCAGCCGAGGCAGCCGGCTTCGGCCCCCGCGACACCTTCCTCGCCGCCGAGCGCCAGCACACCGAGCTCATCGCCGCCTTCACCGCCGACGGACCGCCCCCCGTCTCTCTCGAAGGCTATCTCTTCCCCGACACCTATCAGTTCTCCCGCCACGCCACACCGCTCCAGATCCTCTCCGCCATGGTGCGCCGCTTCCACCAGGAATCCGCCCAGCTCGGCCTCACCAACGACGTCTCCCAGACCGTCATCATGGCCTCGCTCATCGAAAAAGAGGTTCGCCAGGACGCCGAGCGACCCCTCGTAGCCGGCGTCTTTGTCAACCGCCTCGCCAAAGGCATCCCCCTCGCCACCGACCCATCCGTCATCTACGCAGCCCTGCTCGACAACCGCTGGCGCGGCACCATTTACGCCTCCGATCTGCAGTCCCCATCGCCCTATAACACCTACAAACACGCCGGCCTGCCCCCCGGACCCATCGCCAACCCCGGCATCGCCGCCCTCCGAGCCGCCATGCGCCCCGCCCGCACCGACTACCTCTACTTCGTCAGCGACGCCTCCGGACACACACGCTTCTCCGCCACCCTGCAGGAGCACGCCCAGCAGGTCCAGTCCTACCGTCTCGCGCAGAAACATCAACTCTCCGGAACCGGAGTTACCCCTTAG
- a CDS encoding alpha/beta fold hydrolase encodes MKLEDHDDQLTKFEAEGVPLPPLEHHGHVEHEGARIWYATYGSGSPVILLHGGLGHSGNWGYQVPALLEAGHRVILIDSRGHGRSTRNTRPYTYELMASDVLAVMDTLHLKQASLVGWSDGACTALIVAAQAPTRVAGAFFFGCNMDPSGLKQINQHNSLLSRCLSRHLQDYAQLSATPDQFHEFAEAVGIMMKSQPNYSTHDLSQIGVPVLIVQAEHDEFIRDEHAQYLAQNIPDAKLLFLKEVSHFAPLQRPQQFNAALLAFLSERQPQR; translated from the coding sequence ATGAAGTTAGAGGACCATGACGACCAGCTGACCAAGTTCGAAGCCGAAGGCGTCCCACTCCCGCCGCTCGAACACCACGGCCACGTCGAACACGAGGGAGCCCGCATCTGGTACGCGACCTACGGCTCCGGCTCGCCTGTCATCCTGCTCCACGGAGGCCTCGGCCACAGCGGCAACTGGGGCTATCAGGTCCCCGCGCTCCTCGAAGCCGGCCACCGCGTCATCCTCATCGACAGCCGAGGCCACGGCCGCAGCACACGCAACACCCGCCCCTACACCTACGAGCTCATGGCCTCCGACGTCCTCGCCGTCATGGACACCCTGCATCTCAAACAAGCGTCCCTCGTCGGCTGGAGCGACGGCGCCTGCACCGCTCTCATCGTCGCCGCGCAAGCCCCCACCCGCGTCGCCGGCGCATTTTTCTTCGGCTGCAACATGGACCCCAGCGGCCTGAAGCAAATTAACCAACACAACTCCCTGCTCTCCCGTTGTCTCTCCCGCCACTTGCAGGACTACGCCCAGCTCTCCGCCACACCCGATCAGTTCCACGAGTTTGCCGAGGCCGTTGGCATCATGATGAAGTCCCAACCCAACTACTCCACGCACGATCTATCCCAGATCGGCGTGCCAGTCCTGATCGTCCAGGCCGAACACGACGAGTTCATCCGGGATGAACACGCCCAGTACCTCGCTCAAAACATCCCAGACGCAAAGCTCCTCTTCCTGAAAGAAGTAAGCCACTTCGCCCCGCTGCAGCGCCCGCAGCAGTTCAACGCCGCCCTGCTCGCCTTCCTCAGCGAACGCCAACCCCAGCGTTAG
- a CDS encoding SGNH/GDSL hydrolase family protein, whose amino-acid sequence MNSRSVLLHSSLAAALTLSFAGCNNNGSSTSKELADLQAQQVKNIGNFSNTVFLGDSLTAGFQSGSLLDTTQVHGWAPVLAAQAGFNIIQPLIAYPGAPNVLQLESLGPPPVITQVEPTVTTKGRDNFATQVTDLAVPGALLNDVMNTLPLVNPSTPQQQITQLVLGFPGLGYGQANSQATFAIKAQPTTIFLWIGNNDALVADETGMPSSMTSVANFTSQYQALITELTTMTPAHLVIANIPDVTKVPYLTPAALVLGEVSAETGLPTAVLSQILGIVPGDLVNPTGTAEIPLILTGQQKGPIDDAGFLSAAEVVTVQAQVTAFNQVIASQAKAANATLVDINALFNQAFANGVTINGYTGTSSFLGGIFALDGIHPTNVGYAVVANTFIDTMNTAISTKIPDVPLGPVAASDPYWPPNLAAGVAPSARPRIMPANAGKAIAPILGKKQ is encoded by the coding sequence ATGAATAGCCGTTCAGTCCTGTTGCACTCCAGCCTAGCCGCTGCCCTCACCCTTTCTTTCGCCGGTTGCAACAATAACGGCAGCAGCACCTCCAAAGAACTCGCCGACCTCCAGGCCCAGCAGGTCAAGAACATCGGCAACTTCTCCAACACCGTCTTCCTCGGCGACTCCCTCACCGCCGGCTTCCAGAGCGGCTCCCTCCTCGACACCACTCAGGTCCATGGCTGGGCCCCCGTCCTCGCCGCCCAGGCCGGCTTCAACATCATCCAACCGCTCATCGCCTATCCCGGCGCCCCTAACGTCCTGCAGCTCGAATCGCTCGGCCCACCGCCCGTCATTACGCAAGTCGAGCCCACAGTCACCACCAAAGGCCGCGACAACTTCGCCACCCAGGTCACCGACCTCGCGGTCCCCGGAGCCCTGCTCAACGACGTCATGAACACCCTCCCGCTGGTCAATCCGAGCACCCCCCAGCAGCAGATCACCCAACTTGTCCTCGGCTTCCCCGGTCTCGGCTACGGACAGGCCAACAGCCAGGCCACCTTCGCCATCAAGGCCCAACCCACCACCATCTTCCTCTGGATCGGCAACAACGACGCCCTCGTCGCCGACGAGACCGGCATGCCCTCCAGCATGACCTCCGTCGCCAACTTCACCAGCCAGTATCAGGCCCTCATCACCGAGCTCACCACGATGACCCCCGCTCACCTCGTCATCGCCAACATCCCCGACGTCACCAAAGTCCCCTACCTCACCCCCGCCGCTCTGGTCCTCGGCGAAGTCTCCGCCGAAACCGGCCTTCCCACCGCCGTTCTCAGCCAGATCCTCGGCATCGTCCCCGGCGACCTCGTCAATCCCACCGGTACCGCCGAGATCCCGCTCATCCTCACAGGCCAACAGAAAGGCCCCATCGACGACGCCGGCTTCCTCTCGGCCGCCGAGGTCGTGACTGTCCAGGCTCAGGTCACAGCCTTCAACCAAGTCATCGCCTCTCAGGCAAAGGCCGCCAACGCAACCCTTGTCGACATCAACGCCCTCTTCAACCAGGCCTTCGCCAATGGCGTCACCATCAACGGTTACACCGGCACCTCCAGCTTTCTCGGCGGCATCTTCGCCCTCGACGGCATCCACCCCACCAACGTCGGATACGCCGTAGTCGCCAACACCTTCATCGACACCATGAACACAGCGATCAGCACCAAGATCCCCGACGTCCCGCTAGGCCCCGTCGCCGCCTCCGACCCCTACTGGCCGCCCAACCTCGCCGCCGGGGTCGCACCCTCCGCTCGCCCCAGAATTATGCCCGCCAACGCCGGCAAGGCCATCGCTCCTATCCTCGGAAAGAAGCAGTAG
- a CDS encoding Gfo/Idh/MocA family oxidoreductase: MAQEGVARTQALRVAVVGAGAFGRNHLRVLRELQHAGQAVELVAVVDRDSAALAAASEKFEVPGYETIEACLAAVGRLDAASVCVPTVHHASAAAPLLSAGVDLLIEKPLAANLADADLILELARKHGRVVQVGHLERFNPAVTAAREHLHKPMFFEAHRLSIFTPRSLDVDVVLDLMIHDLDIVLSLVASPVREVRAVGLPVLSRKVDIANVRVEFENGCIANFTASRVSTERVRKLRFFQPHQYLSLDFARQDLLMIDVTAAAGMDPAVLAAMAEKAQQAGAQPGSLLGGHPSAGLSLKKVSVELGEPLRLEIEAFLQAVRTRTRPLVSGEDGHAALALALEINEAIAGHAARAGLQDYL, encoded by the coding sequence GTGGCACAGGAAGGTGTAGCACGGACGCAGGCTCTGCGGGTCGCGGTGGTTGGGGCGGGGGCGTTTGGGCGGAATCATCTGCGGGTGCTGCGGGAGCTACAGCACGCTGGGCAGGCGGTTGAGCTTGTGGCCGTGGTGGATCGGGATTCGGCGGCTCTGGCTGCGGCTTCAGAGAAGTTTGAAGTACCGGGCTATGAGACGATTGAGGCTTGCCTGGCTGCGGTTGGGCGGCTTGATGCTGCGTCGGTTTGCGTGCCGACGGTGCATCATGCGAGTGCGGCGGCGCCGCTGTTGTCGGCTGGGGTGGATCTGCTGATTGAGAAGCCGCTGGCGGCTAATCTTGCCGATGCGGATCTGATTCTGGAGCTGGCTCGGAAGCATGGGCGCGTGGTGCAGGTGGGGCACCTGGAGAGATTTAATCCCGCGGTGACTGCCGCGCGGGAACATCTGCATAAGCCGATGTTCTTTGAGGCGCACCGTCTGAGTATCTTTACGCCGCGTTCGCTGGATGTGGATGTTGTTCTGGATCTGATGATCCACGATCTGGATATTGTGCTGAGCCTGGTGGCTTCGCCGGTGCGCGAGGTGCGCGCGGTGGGGTTGCCGGTGCTGTCGCGCAAGGTGGATATTGCGAATGTGCGGGTGGAGTTCGAGAATGGCTGCATTGCGAACTTTACGGCGAGCCGGGTGAGTACGGAGCGGGTGAGGAAGCTGCGATTTTTTCAGCCGCATCAGTATCTCTCGCTGGATTTTGCGCGGCAGGATCTGTTGATGATCGATGTGACGGCGGCTGCGGGGATGGATCCGGCGGTGCTGGCTGCGATGGCGGAGAAGGCGCAACAGGCGGGGGCGCAGCCGGGATCGCTTTTGGGCGGACATCCTTCGGCGGGGCTGTCTCTGAAGAAGGTGTCGGTGGAGCTGGGCGAGCCGCTGCGGCTGGAGATTGAGGCGTTTCTGCAGGCGGTACGCACGCGCACGCGACCGTTGGTCTCGGGCGAGGATGGGCATGCAGCGCTTGCTTTGGCGCTCGAGATCAATGAGGCGATTGCGGGGCATGCAGCGCGGGCGGGGTTGCAAGACTACCTGTGA
- a CDS encoding FAD-binding oxidoreductase, producing the protein MTPQIDTSDQQELKSLVRGTVHLPGGDGYDEARQVWNGMIDRRPAAVVCAAGVADVIATVQFASERGLPVAIRGGGHNVAGTAVGNGSIVIDLARLKSVQVDSAERRARAGGGVLWCEYDHETQAFGLASPGGAISTTGIAGLTLGGGYGYLSRRYGMACDNLVSADVVTASGELVTASADSNPDLFWALRGGGGNFGVVTAFEFQLHPVREPLGGMIVFPFELSKTVLQRFRDLSLEASDNLTLLSAVLPALDGGKAVAVVLSDIGTEGEGERALQSFRELGSVLVDTVARMPYCAMQQQVDVSYPKGQRHFWKSAFLKTLTDDIFDLMIETLSTSPSPRNLIMIEVYGGAVARVPTDATAFGHRDAMFNLSLLAISDDPAIDTEQTAWARDGWQKILPYSTGGAYVNYLSEGEDVHSAYSDARFQRLAAIKAQYDPANLFRFNQNIPPAKS; encoded by the coding sequence ATGACGCCTCAAATTGATACGAGTGATCAGCAGGAATTGAAAAGCCTGGTTCGGGGCACAGTTCATCTTCCCGGCGGCGACGGCTACGATGAGGCGCGCCAGGTTTGGAACGGAATGATCGACCGCCGGCCGGCAGCGGTCGTCTGCGCCGCCGGAGTCGCAGACGTGATCGCGACCGTGCAGTTCGCGAGTGAACGCGGTCTCCCGGTTGCCATCCGCGGCGGCGGCCACAACGTGGCGGGAACCGCGGTAGGCAATGGCAGCATCGTCATCGACCTTGCAAGGTTGAAGTCGGTTCAGGTCGATTCAGCCGAGCGCAGAGCGCGCGCAGGCGGCGGTGTCTTGTGGTGCGAATACGATCACGAGACGCAAGCCTTTGGCCTCGCTTCACCGGGAGGCGCGATCTCGACTACCGGCATCGCCGGCCTGACCCTTGGTGGAGGCTACGGCTATCTATCGCGACGTTACGGAATGGCTTGCGACAACCTCGTTTCCGCCGACGTCGTCACAGCCTCCGGGGAACTGGTGACCGCGAGTGCCGACTCCAACCCCGATCTCTTCTGGGCGCTGCGCGGCGGTGGAGGCAACTTCGGGGTCGTCACGGCGTTCGAATTTCAACTTCATCCCGTCCGGGAACCGCTCGGCGGAATGATCGTGTTTCCGTTCGAGTTGTCGAAGACCGTATTGCAGCGATTTCGCGACCTGTCTCTCGAAGCGAGCGACAACCTTACGCTATTGTCCGCAGTCCTGCCGGCTCTGGACGGCGGGAAGGCCGTCGCCGTAGTGTTGAGCGATATCGGGACCGAAGGGGAGGGCGAACGCGCCCTTCAGTCTTTCCGCGAACTGGGATCGGTTCTGGTCGACACGGTCGCGCGCATGCCATACTGCGCGATGCAGCAACAAGTCGATGTGTCCTACCCCAAGGGCCAGCGTCACTTCTGGAAATCCGCGTTTCTCAAAACTCTCACCGACGACATCTTCGACCTGATGATCGAAACCCTCAGCACGTCCCCTTCGCCACGGAACCTCATCATGATCGAGGTCTACGGAGGCGCGGTTGCACGGGTACCCACAGACGCCACGGCCTTCGGACACCGCGACGCAATGTTCAACCTGAGTCTTCTGGCCATCTCGGACGATCCCGCAATCGACACCGAACAAACGGCGTGGGCGCGGGATGGATGGCAGAAGATTCTCCCCTACTCAACCGGCGGCGCCTACGTAAACTATCTCTCGGAGGGAGAGGACGTGCACTCCGCCTACAGCGACGCCCGCTTCCAGCGCCTCGCGGCGATCAAAGCGCAGTACGATCCCGCGAATCTATTCCGCTTCAATCAAAACATTCCGCCTGCCAAGAGTTAG
- the alr gene encoding alanine racemase produces the protein MKNWVEVSEQRLAGNYKLLQEAAGAETAVLAVVKANAYGHGAAVCAPVLARAGAEWLGVTDVVEGAAVREALAGAGIAREEQPEVLVMSGLLREDAGDVIRHGLTPVVWLREQMEWLVEAAGQSGGVVMPVHVEIDTGMARQGVAPGEELEALLGWVKGQTALRVDGVMTHFASSEVAGSAQTLAQRKRFDEAMDAVAAAGVRPAWVHAGNSSTLDNQGAEGNVPWLRGLAAGVGAKSMVRTGIALYGYCLPIEGGGLNTVRRELQPVMTWKTRVIGVREVEAGETVGYNGIFVAERAMRLALLPVGYADGLRRELSASNARLGGWAMVRGQRAAIVGRVSMNLTVVDVSGIADVAVGDEVVVLGDGVTADDHARLAGTIAYEIVCAVQTAHRCGIAG, from the coding sequence GTGAAGAACTGGGTGGAGGTTTCGGAGCAGCGGCTGGCGGGAAACTACAAGCTGCTGCAAGAGGCGGCGGGTGCGGAGACAGCGGTGCTGGCGGTGGTGAAGGCCAATGCGTATGGGCATGGAGCGGCGGTGTGTGCGCCGGTGCTGGCTCGGGCGGGCGCGGAGTGGCTGGGGGTGACAGATGTTGTGGAGGGTGCGGCGGTGCGGGAGGCGCTGGCTGGGGCCGGGATTGCGCGGGAAGAGCAGCCGGAGGTTCTGGTGATGTCGGGGTTGCTGCGCGAGGATGCGGGGGATGTGATTCGGCATGGGCTGACGCCGGTGGTTTGGCTAAGGGAGCAGATGGAGTGGCTGGTGGAGGCTGCCGGGCAGAGTGGCGGAGTGGTGATGCCGGTTCATGTGGAGATCGATACGGGGATGGCTCGGCAGGGGGTGGCGCCGGGGGAGGAGCTGGAGGCGCTGCTGGGATGGGTGAAGGGGCAGACTGCGTTACGGGTGGATGGGGTGATGACGCACTTTGCGTCGTCGGAGGTGGCGGGGTCGGCGCAGACGTTGGCGCAGAGGAAGAGATTTGATGAGGCGATGGATGCGGTCGCGGCGGCGGGAGTGCGACCGGCTTGGGTGCATGCGGGGAACTCTTCGACGCTGGATAACCAGGGGGCTGAGGGGAATGTTCCGTGGCTGCGGGGACTGGCGGCTGGGGTTGGGGCAAAGTCTATGGTGCGGACCGGGATTGCGCTTTATGGGTACTGTCTGCCGATTGAGGGTGGGGGTTTGAACACTGTGCGGCGGGAGCTGCAGCCGGTGATGACGTGGAAGACGCGAGTGATTGGGGTGCGCGAGGTGGAGGCGGGAGAGACGGTTGGGTATAACGGGATCTTTGTGGCGGAGCGAGCGATGCGGCTGGCGCTGCTGCCGGTTGGATATGCGGATGGACTGCGACGGGAGCTTTCGGCGTCAAACGCGCGGCTGGGGGGGTGGGCGATGGTGCGGGGGCAGAGGGCGGCGATTGTGGGGCGGGTGTCGATGAACCTTACCGTTGTGGATGTGAGCGGGATCGCAGATGTTGCGGTGGGGGATGAGGTGGTGGTGCTGGGGGACGGGGTGACGGCGGACGATCATGCGCGGCTGGCGGGGACGATCGCTTATGAGATTGTGTGTGCGGTGCAGACGGCGCATCGGTGTGGGATTGCCGGTTAG
- the poxB gene encoding ubiquinone-dependent pyruvate dehydrogenase: MAKTIADLIVESLRNAGVKRVYGLPGDSLNGFTDALRRDGTMEWVHVRNEEVAAFAAGADAHLTGSLAVCAASCGPGNLHLINGLFDCHRNRVPVLAIAAHIPSAEIGTNYFQETHPQNLFKECSDYCEMVGVPEQMPRVLEIAMRTAINLSGVSVIVLPGDVLLHNAVAEHNLVPIRSAQPIIRPNDDELRDAAEILNAGTKITILGGAGCKGAHKELIATAEALKSPIVHALRGKEYIEYDNPYDVGLTGLIGFSSGYRAMEDCDVLLMLGTDFPYPQFFPRHAKVIQIDLRGNQIGRRTKVDLGLVGSIKDTLSALLPLLTTKTNRAHLDAKIEDYKKVREGLNELAGPDENKTPIHPQYVAKLIDRLAADDAIFTCDVGTPTVWSARYLTMNGRRRLLGSFSHGSMACAVPQAIGAQSAFPTRQVVTLSGDGGLAMMLGDLLTLRQLKLPIKMVVFNNGALAFVELEMKAGGIVNYATDLDNPSFADLANSIGIHGVHVDQPNNLESALRTAFATPGPALIEVMVNRQELSMPPHISLDQMKGFSLYMARSVLSGRGDEIIDLAKTNVLQRILS, encoded by the coding sequence ATGGCAAAGACAATCGCTGACCTGATCGTGGAAAGCCTGAGAAACGCTGGCGTAAAAAGGGTCTACGGCCTGCCGGGCGACTCTCTCAACGGATTTACCGATGCACTGCGACGAGACGGCACCATGGAATGGGTCCATGTGCGCAACGAAGAGGTCGCCGCATTTGCCGCGGGCGCCGACGCGCATCTCACCGGCTCCCTCGCAGTCTGCGCGGCAAGCTGTGGTCCCGGCAATCTCCACCTCATCAACGGCCTCTTTGACTGCCACCGCAACCGCGTACCCGTACTCGCCATCGCCGCGCACATCCCCAGCGCCGAGATCGGCACCAACTACTTCCAGGAGACCCACCCTCAAAATCTCTTCAAAGAGTGCAGCGACTACTGCGAGATGGTCGGCGTTCCCGAACAGATGCCTCGCGTGCTTGAGATCGCCATGCGCACCGCGATCAACCTATCCGGCGTCTCCGTCATCGTGCTGCCCGGCGATGTCCTCCTGCACAACGCCGTCGCCGAACACAATCTCGTTCCCATCCGAAGCGCGCAGCCCATCATCCGGCCCAACGACGACGAGCTCCGCGATGCCGCTGAGATTCTCAACGCGGGAACAAAGATCACCATCCTCGGCGGAGCGGGTTGCAAGGGCGCGCACAAAGAGTTGATTGCCACCGCAGAAGCCTTGAAATCCCCTATCGTTCACGCGCTCCGTGGCAAAGAATACATCGAGTACGACAATCCCTACGACGTCGGACTGACCGGCCTCATCGGCTTCAGCTCCGGCTACCGCGCCATGGAAGACTGCGACGTGTTGCTGATGCTTGGAACCGACTTTCCCTATCCGCAGTTCTTCCCCAGGCACGCAAAGGTCATCCAGATCGACCTCCGCGGCAACCAGATCGGCCGCCGCACGAAGGTCGATCTCGGCCTCGTCGGCTCGATCAAAGACACGCTCTCCGCGCTCCTTCCTCTGCTCACAACAAAGACCAACCGCGCTCATCTCGACGCAAAGATAGAAGACTACAAAAAGGTTCGCGAAGGCCTGAACGAGTTGGCCGGTCCGGACGAAAACAAGACCCCCATCCACCCGCAGTACGTCGCGAAACTCATCGATCGGCTGGCAGCCGACGACGCAATCTTCACCTGCGATGTAGGCACTCCCACCGTCTGGTCAGCTCGCTATCTCACCATGAACGGACGCCGCCGCCTCCTCGGCTCCTTCTCCCATGGATCGATGGCCTGCGCCGTCCCCCAAGCCATCGGCGCGCAGTCAGCCTTCCCCACCCGTCAGGTCGTCACGCTCTCCGGCGACGGCGGCCTCGCCATGATGCTCGGCGACCTCCTCACCCTCCGCCAGCTCAAGCTTCCCATCAAGATGGTCGTCTTCAACAACGGCGCTCTCGCCTTCGTCGAACTAGAGATGAAGGCCGGCGGCATCGTCAACTATGCAACCGATCTCGACAACCCCAGCTTCGCCGATCTAGCCAACTCCATCGGCATACACGGTGTCCACGTCGATCAACCCAACAACCTCGAGTCCGCACTAAGGACAGCGTTCGCAACTCCGGGGCCTGCACTGATCGAAGTCATGGTGAATCGACAGGAGCTCTCCATGCCGCCACACATCAGTCTCGACCAGATGAAGGGCTTCTCCCTCTATATGGCAAGAAGCGTTCTCAGCGGACGCGGCGACGAGATCATCGACCTCGCAAAGACCAACGTCCTCCAGCGAATCCTGTCCTAG
- a CDS encoding LolA family protein, whose protein sequence is MRIKQAAAMAILGLAPALTGCLTHTRIVPKTRPADVILNAELEDLLKQVDVRFSAVQTMNASVEIVATTGGGRQGKETQYPSFSGYIFLRKPQDLRVLLRVPFLGSVALDMVSDGKTWRFWVPRRNLAMTGTSEVTKPSSNGLENLRPAVFFDSLLIHGLGPDQVVSLTQDTRVVANEKNNKDLIEEPDYDLEFLAQPKGQTAHTVRVIHISRANLLPYQQDIYGPDGTVVTRAFYSNYQKFGDTPFPMKIEIRRPQDQYTLTLTLTKLTLNQKLEDDQFELKIPDNVPIKKMD, encoded by the coding sequence ATGAGGATAAAACAAGCGGCGGCGATGGCAATCCTTGGGCTGGCTCCGGCGCTGACCGGTTGCCTGACCCATACCCGCATCGTCCCCAAGACGCGCCCCGCCGACGTCATCCTCAACGCCGAGCTGGAAGATCTCCTCAAACAAGTCGACGTCCGCTTCAGCGCCGTTCAGACCATGAACGCGAGCGTCGAGATCGTCGCCACCACCGGCGGAGGCCGCCAGGGCAAAGAAACCCAGTATCCCAGCTTCAGCGGGTACATCTTCCTCAGAAAACCGCAAGACCTCCGCGTCCTGCTCCGCGTCCCCTTTCTCGGTTCGGTGGCCCTCGATATGGTCAGCGACGGCAAGACCTGGAGGTTCTGGGTCCCCAGGCGAAATCTCGCCATGACCGGCACCAGCGAGGTCACCAAACCGTCCAGTAACGGCCTCGAAAATCTACGTCCCGCGGTCTTTTTCGACTCGCTCCTCATCCACGGCCTCGGCCCCGATCAGGTCGTCTCCCTCACCCAGGACACGCGGGTCGTAGCAAACGAAAAAAACAACAAGGACCTCATCGAGGAACCCGACTACGACCTCGAGTTTCTCGCCCAGCCCAAGGGCCAGACCGCCCACACCGTTCGCGTCATCCACATCAGCCGCGCCAACCTGCTCCCTTATCAGCAGGACATCTACGGACCCGACGGCACCGTCGTCACCCGCGCTTTCTACAGCAACTACCAGAAGTTCGGCGACACCCCCTTCCCCATGAAGATCGAGATCAGGCGTCCCCAGGATCAGTACACCCTGACCCTCACCCTCACCAAGCTCACCCTCAATCAAAAACTCGAAGACGATCAGTTCGAACTCAAGATCCCCGACAACGTCCCCATCAAGAAAATGGACTAG
- a CDS encoding CDP-alcohol phosphatidyltransferase family protein, which translates to MTWTSAFGKGSGWLLQKIVNGLALTRISPNALTFIGLVINIIAACFFGFARPNNANRMFAYAGLIIIGAGVFDMVDGRVARKTNQVSVFGAFFDSVMDRYSDVAIFFGLLIYYARGNRLFYVGLVAFVMTACVMVSYTRARAEALIGTCKVGFMERPERIVCVILGALCNRWGVMAPALWVLALFATLTVIHRIRYTYLETERRKLLETQAK; encoded by the coding sequence TTGACCTGGACAAGCGCATTCGGCAAAGGCAGCGGCTGGCTGCTGCAGAAGATCGTGAACGGCCTAGCGCTGACCCGCATCTCGCCGAACGCACTGACGTTCATCGGTCTGGTGATCAACATCATCGCCGCGTGCTTCTTTGGATTTGCACGGCCGAATAATGCAAATCGGATGTTTGCCTATGCGGGGCTAATCATCATCGGTGCCGGCGTCTTCGATATGGTCGATGGGCGGGTGGCGCGGAAGACGAATCAGGTTTCGGTGTTCGGCGCGTTCTTCGATTCGGTGATGGACCGCTACTCGGATGTCGCGATCTTCTTTGGATTGCTGATCTATTACGCGCGCGGGAACCGCTTGTTTTATGTGGGACTGGTGGCGTTTGTGATGACGGCGTGTGTGATGGTGAGCTACACGCGCGCGCGGGCTGAGGCGCTGATCGGGACGTGCAAGGTGGGTTTCATGGAGCGGCCGGAGCGCATCGTGTGCGTGATTCTGGGTGCGCTGTGCAACCGGTGGGGCGTGATGGCTCCGGCGTTGTGGGTGCTGGCGCTGTTTGCGACGCTGACGGTGATTCACCGCATCCGCTACACCTATCTGGAGACGGAGCGCAGGAAGCTGCTGGAGACGCAGGCGAAATAG